The Bacillota bacterium LX-D genome includes a window with the following:
- a CDS encoding peptidoglycan DD-metalloendopeptidase family protein: protein MENKKRLGKRPQMLIGAILGLLAVVFAIGIFGFNHKANAFGVFIDGKQVAFVKNKEVAQNYLNKLQSEQKDFAEVDFKEKITFQQMQVKPESLTPEDQLEEILRTKLTPMVQGTVVLVQGKAIGAVANEATAKDVLEQVKKHYLPQDPKLKLKGIKFEEAIALKSQKVPVKEITSPEKLQSLLINGTSQPKSYTVQAGDTIWTIAAANGMSLEEMHSANPWLSSDKLDIGQKIQLVKTEPLVHVVYAANYKVTKRIPFEIKQVTDKKLLRGKQKVTQWGASGQKEIEYQIVKRNGKQVKQQKITVYVVKKPITQVVAKGTKMVLASRGDSRKGILSWPHRGAITSPYGNRGGEFHTGVDINGNTGDPVYAAEAGTVIFAGWSGNYGNMVAISHGDGLVTRYAHNSKLEVSVGERVARGQLISRIGSTGRSTGSHLHFEVLAKGSSRNPLRYLN from the coding sequence ATGGAAAATAAAAAACGACTAGGAAAACGTCCTCAAATGCTTATTGGTGCAATCCTTGGATTACTTGCAGTAGTTTTTGCTATAGGCATATTTGGATTTAATCACAAAGCTAATGCCTTCGGAGTTTTTATTGATGGGAAGCAAGTAGCCTTTGTAAAAAATAAAGAAGTTGCTCAGAACTATCTTAATAAGCTCCAGTCAGAGCAGAAAGACTTTGCTGAGGTAGATTTCAAAGAAAAAATAACTTTTCAGCAAATGCAGGTTAAACCTGAAAGTCTAACACCAGAGGATCAATTAGAAGAAATTTTACGCACCAAATTAACTCCCATGGTACAAGGGACAGTTGTTTTAGTTCAAGGTAAAGCTATTGGTGCTGTGGCAAATGAAGCTACGGCAAAGGATGTTTTGGAGCAGGTTAAAAAGCATTATTTACCCCAAGACCCAAAGTTAAAGCTAAAAGGAATTAAATTTGAAGAAGCCATTGCCCTTAAAAGTCAGAAGGTACCTGTTAAAGAGATCACTTCTCCTGAGAAATTGCAAAGTTTACTTATAAACGGAACAAGTCAGCCTAAATCCTATACAGTTCAAGCAGGAGATACAATTTGGACAATTGCTGCAGCCAACGGAATGAGTTTAGAGGAAATGCATAGTGCTAATCCGTGGCTAAGTTCAGATAAATTAGACATTGGGCAAAAGATTCAGTTAGTAAAGACAGAACCATTGGTGCATGTGGTATATGCAGCTAATTATAAAGTGACAAAAAGAATCCCTTTTGAAATCAAACAAGTTACAGATAAGAAGCTCCTTCGTGGAAAACAGAAAGTAACCCAGTGGGGTGCCAGTGGTCAAAAGGAAATAGAATATCAAATAGTTAAGCGCAACGGTAAACAAGTTAAACAGCAAAAAATAACTGTTTATGTTGTGAAAAAACCAATTACCCAGGTTGTGGCTAAAGGCACAAAAATGGTCCTGGCTTCCAGAGGAGATAGCAGAAAAGGAATTTTGTCCTGGCCCCATCGGGGTGCTATTACTTCTCCCTATGGCAATCGAGGCGGAGAATTTCATACAGGTGTGGATATTAACGGGAATACTGGGGATCCTGTTTATGCTGCTGAAGCTGGTACAGTTATATTTGCTGGCTGGAGTGGCAATTATGGAAATATGGTAGCTATTAGCCATGGTGATGGCTTAGTAACGAGATATGCTCATAATTCTAAACTAGAAGTTAGCGTAGGTGAAAGAGTAGCTAGAGGTCAGTTGATTTCTAGAATTGGCAGTACAGGGCGCAGCACCGGTTCACATTTGCATTTTGAAGTATTAGCAAAAGGAAGTTCACGTAATCCTTTACGTTATTTAAATTAA
- the scfB gene encoding thioether cross-link-forming SCIFF peptide maturase: protein MIDFDLRNVHRFQQGDLAIVLDVNSGSIHIVDDSTWQVLAALDEAGGSWAQAQEKVQHLIDAQSLAEIKEELENLQAEGLLFTQDDRKEPDCRDPILKSLCLHLAHDCNLRCKYCFATTGDFGGKRELMDFAVGKKALDYLLAHSGKRKLCEVDFFGGEPLMNFTVMKELVAYGKKAAAELGKKFKFTLTTNGVLLNDDVQQFLNQEQISVVLSIDGRREINDRMRPFAGGKGSYERIVPIYQKFAAARNDEDYVVRGTYTRYNLDFSQDVFHLFDLGFTHLSVEPVVAAPEEDYAFHPEDVALIKKEYEKLAEGYLDRYFAGKEMDFFHFNIDLDHGPCLPKRLTGCGAGYEYMAVTPAGEFYPCHQFVGREEYLMGNINDGLTNYALAEKFQRANVYHKETCNGCWARFFCSGGCHANAEAHNGDILKPYELGCELQKKRLECAIYVQVKKRLKVV, encoded by the coding sequence ATGATAGATTTTGATTTAAGGAATGTTCATAGATTTCAACAAGGTGATTTAGCTATTGTTTTGGATGTGAATAGCGGTTCAATTCACATTGTTGATGATAGTACTTGGCAAGTTCTTGCTGCTTTAGATGAAGCAGGAGGTTCCTGGGCTCAGGCTCAAGAAAAGGTACAGCATTTAATAGATGCACAAAGTTTGGCTGAGATAAAAGAAGAATTAGAAAATTTGCAAGCAGAAGGTTTACTATTTACCCAAGACGACAGAAAAGAACCTGACTGTCGGGATCCAATTTTAAAGTCCCTGTGTCTGCATTTAGCCCACGATTGTAACTTAAGGTGCAAATATTGTTTTGCCACAACAGGAGACTTTGGGGGAAAAAGGGAACTAATGGATTTTGCCGTAGGGAAAAAAGCACTTGATTACCTGCTGGCCCATTCTGGAAAACGCAAGCTATGCGAGGTAGATTTTTTTGGCGGAGAGCCTTTAATGAATTTTACTGTCATGAAAGAGCTAGTCGCTTATGGGAAAAAAGCAGCTGCTGAGTTGGGCAAAAAATTTAAATTTACTTTAACAACTAATGGAGTTTTATTAAACGATGATGTACAACAATTTTTAAACCAAGAGCAGATTAGCGTTGTCTTAAGCATTGATGGACGCAGGGAAATAAATGATCGGATGCGCCCTTTTGCTGGAGGTAAAGGCAGCTATGAGAGAATTGTTCCTATATACCAAAAATTTGCAGCTGCAAGAAATGACGAAGATTATGTGGTGAGGGGCACTTATACTAGGTATAATTTAGATTTTAGCCAAGATGTGTTCCATTTATTTGATTTGGGATTTACACATCTTTCCGTAGAACCTGTAGTAGCGGCACCGGAGGAAGATTATGCCTTTCATCCGGAAGATGTGGCTTTGATTAAAAAAGAATATGAAAAATTAGCAGAGGGATACTTAGACAGGTATTTTGCCGGTAAGGAAATGGATTTTTTCCACTTTAATATTGATTTAGATCATGGCCCTTGTCTACCAAAAAGGTTAACGGGCTGCGGTGCAGGATATGAGTATATGGCTGTTACACCAGCTGGGGAGTTTTATCCTTGCCACCAATTTGTGGGACGTGAAGAATACCTAATGGGAAATATCAATGATGGTTTAACAAATTATGCTTTGGCGGAAAAATTTCAAAGGGCAAACGTTTATCATAAAGAAACTTGCAATGGATGCTGGGCGCGTTTTTTCTGCAGCGGCGGCTGCCATGCCAATGCAGAGGCCCACAATGGAGATATTCTAAAACCCTATGAGCTAGGTTGTGAGTTGCAGAAGAAGCGTTTAGAATGTGCTATCTACGTACAGGTCAAGAAAAGGCTTAAGGTAGTTTAG
- the scfA gene encoding six-cysteine ranthipeptide SCIFF — MKKQVHIKTLAAPNLQGTKKTGGCGSCQVSCQSACKTSCTVGNQVCAK; from the coding sequence ATGAAAAAGCAAGTACATATTAAAACTTTAGCTGCACCTAATTTGCAAGGCACAAAAAAAACAGGCGGATGCGGAAGCTGCCAAGTTTCTTGTCAGTCTGCTTGTAAAACATCATGCACAGTAGGCAATCAAGTTTGCGCAAAGTAG